Within the Thermanaeromonas toyohensis ToBE genome, the region GTAGTGTCAAGGGGTAACTTGCCAGTTTGGTAGAAAATATTTTAAAAACATTTGGGTCGTGGTAAAATACAATTACCAAGATGGTAAATCGGTGGTGTCAAAATGGACGTGCAGGAGCAAAACGTTACAAAGAAACTTGGGGAACGCCTGAGGAAAGCGCGAGAAGCAAAAGGACTTACCCAAGCTCAATTAGGAGCACTATTAAATGTATCCGACGCTACGATAAATAGATACGAAAAGGGGCAAAGAAGCCCAGATCCCGAAATGTTGGTCAAACTGGCAGAGGCATTAAACGTCTCTACCGATTATTTGTTGACCGGCAAACAGGCATCAATACTTGAATACGAAGCCGCCCACCGCACGGATGATTCCACGGATGAGCTTCCCGAGGAGGCTCGACGTAGCTTAGAGGAGTTCAAAGAATTTATGCTGCGAAAGTATGGGAAGAAACGAGATTAATACCGGAAGGAGGGCCCTGCTTTGGAAAATCCTGCGAATACCCCGAAGAGCAGTCCTCAACTAGAGAGCAGATTAATTGCTACAGAACCGTCAGCGTTACAGATCCAGTTCGCTGACCTTGTCCAAGCTAATGTTAACCCAGAAAGAGTTGTCCTAACATTTATTCAAAACTTACCTGGCAATGCTCCACCGGAAGCGATAAATACTGGCAATGTTATCGATGGTCGTGTTATCGCTCAGATTGCCGTTAGCTGGCCTCATTTGGTCAGGATCAGGGACTTACTTACTCGTATTATTGAACACTATCGCCAGGAAGTAATACGCTCAGTTAATTCTGCTTTAGGGGAGGCCGAAGAAAGTGAGTGAAGAGTTTATTACTTCCTCGGGTATTACCAGGAGAACTCTTTTTGATATATTAGGAGTAGAAAGACGGCAACAGACACAGATGCCCCAAATAGTACCTGGCACGATAATCGTCAATGTTAATATTGAAAACTCTACTATTAATGTTCCTTCCCTCGAGCCTTCAACTAAAAAAGGAGTGAGGGCCAAAATGGGAGGCGGTGTTTTTACCTCCTTTATTGATGCGGCGATGAAAGAAGCCATAGTAGAAAAATTGTCCGATGGTACATTTTACGCCGAAATACCCTCCTGTCCTGGAGTTTGGGCAGATGGGAAAACCAAGAAAGAATGTTTAGAAACCCTCCAGGAAGTTCTTGAAGAATGGTTATTGTTCAAGCTCCGGGAGGGCGATAGGGATTTTCCTGTATTAGGTGGCGTGGATTTGAATAGGGAATGGACCGAAGACCGCTCCTGGGCAGGTTGATATACGATGAAGCCTCTCAAAAGAAGAGAATTAATTGCGAAATTGAAGCACTTTGGCTTTGAAGGTCCCTTTCCCGGTGGTAAGCATTCATATATGAAACGAGGAAGTCTAAAAATAAGGATACCCAATGAACACGGCACAGATATTAGTGAAGATTTACTGCAAAGGATTTTAAAGCAGGCCGGCATAAGCAAGGAAGAATGGGACAGAACATAGGTAGAACATAATATGCAGGCCTATCATTTCCCTGCTGCTCTGTCTAGGTAGCAGGCTTTTGTTTTATAATGGGCATTTGACACGTTTCGACATAATCCGCAGGGGTGTTGGACATGCCCATGAAACTATTCGCTTTAGCGGAAAAAGAGGGAATCAAAATTGAGTGGTGGGACTTCAAACCGCCGCTGGAGGCTGTCTATTGGTACCGCCCGGGCCTTCCTCCTATTATAGGCTTATCGCATACTTTACAAAGCGCCCCCCGCTCCTACTTCAGATGTGTTCTTGCCGAGGAAATAGGGCATTTCTATACCACCATTGGGGCGATACATATTCCACGGACGCTACCCCGCTATCACCAGCGTACTAACATAGGAATTTACGAATATAGGGCCCGCAGGTGGGCAGCGGAGCATCTTATTCCGCTACCGGATCTGATACGAGCCTTTAAGGAAGGGGTGACCTATCGCTGGGAGTTGGCGGAGTACTTCGATGTAACTGAAGAGATGGTAGACTTCAGGTTGCGGTTGCCGGACCTAGTCACAGTTCGGTATGCTTGTTAGAATAAAAGCTCAAGCATTGATTGCGGGGGAGGGTTTCTAAGGATGGAAAATATAGTTCAAAAACGGTGGTATCTGAGCACATGGGTTATAGCGATTTTGATAGCACTTTGGCCTATAAGTTGGATTCCGACAATTATAGGCTTAATACTGATAATAATGCAGCAAAAGGTATACGGCTCCGCAGTAGACATACTAAATAAGGCTACCCAGGAAGCAGAAAACCTTATTAATGAAGCCACCCAGCAAGTTGAGCAACTTAACAGGGAAAAAGAATCTCTTGAGAAACGTTTAGCCGAAATGAACAAAGAATATGCACAACTTCAGGATGAATTGAAAAGCCTTACTAAAGAAGTTATAACGGCCACTGTTGATATTTCGGCCTATGACCAATTTACTTCAGAAGAAATAAAAAATAAGCTTCAGATGTTAAGGCTCAATCAGCAGGACCTGATAAAAAAAGATAAAGCCCTGATAATCACAGCGACAGATAAAAAGAAAATAGTGGAGAATAATGCAAAGCAAATTCTTAGATGCTTTAATGCTGAATGCGAAAACATCATTTCCCAGGTAAATGCTCGTAATGTGGATACAGCTAGGGGTAAGATTATAAAGTCTTTTGAAACTCTCAACAGGATTTTTGCTACAGATGGCATTGCTATATCTAAAGAGTACTTGGAAGCCAAGTTGGAAGAGTTAAATCTTGTATATGCATATGCCATTAAGAAAGAACAAGAGCGGGAGTTACAAAAGGCTATTCGTGAACAACTTCTAGAGGAGGAAAAAGCCCGTAGAGAACTCGAAAGAGAACGATTGAGACTAGAAAAAGAAGAGACCCACTTTAGGAACGAAATTAAAAAGCTTATGGCCCACATGCAAAAGGCAACTACTGAAGTAGAAAAGAGCTTCTATATAGAGCAAATTAAATCGCTGGAAGAAAAATTAGAGCAGATCGTTAAAGATAAAGAGGACATTATTAACCGTGAACAAAATACGAGAGCTGGCTTTGTTTATATCATATCCAATATAGGCGCATTTGGCGAAGATGTTTACAAAATAGGTATGACCCGTCGGCTAGATCCGTTAGACAGAATTTATGAATTAGGAGATGCCTCAGTACCCTTCAAATTTGACGTACACGCAATTATCTTTAGTGAAGATGCTCCAGCCTTAGAAGCAGCGCTACATGAGCGTTTCAGGGAATATGAACTAAATAAACTTAACCCACGAAAAGAATTTTTTAAGGTACCTCTAAGCGAAATTCAGAAAGCCGTTAGCGAGCTTCATAGCGGTCCTGTTAGTTGGACAATAGAACCACCAGCGGAGGAATACAGAGAAAGCCTTAGAAGGGCTGGTAAGCTGGCTAGTTAGTTTAAGACCTAGGTATAGTATAGCAGAAAGGCCGACGTTGGTCATGGTGGCTTTAGTGTATAGATAAAATACAACAAAGGAGGAGGAACTTGATGAATGGTAAACCTGTAATCTACAATTACGAAGTAAGTCCCCGCTATACGGAATTTCGGGTAGATAGCGTGTGGGGTGTAGTATCTTCGGCGGGAGAGCTGGAGGTTTACCTTTGTGAAGATGTCTTCCCTTTACCAAACAGCATTAAGGTTATTCCATCTACGGACCCTAATACCCCGCCTAGACAAGAACAGGACCCCGATTATAACCAGCTATCGGAAATTAATATCCGCCGTGTCTGCCATGCGCGAGTCATAATACCGATCAAGGTGTTGCCTAGCATTATCGAGTGGCTACAGTCTAAGGTTGAAGAATATAAAAAGATGGAACCACGTTAACGGCCACTATTAGGGGGGCTCAAGATGGCGGTTCTCGAAAATAATATAGCCCCGCAATTTGCAAGGAAGACACCACCTTCGCTTTCCCAAGCTTCCGGATTTGCCTCTAAGGGAATGGCCTCATTGAACAAAATTAGGCGAGGTCGTGCAAATGTTAGTAGGGATTGGTGGGAAGGATTTGGACCTACTTCCGCAGTGCCCACCGTGGTACATTCTGCTTTGCCAATATTGGAGGAAGAAAAACCAATAGACTATAATAAAGGTATGAAAGCCCAGAGTAGCCCTGCGAAGGTTTTTGGTGGAATTGTAAGGGCTAGGGAGATGATAGATATGGACTGGCAAGAAAAATACCTTGATAAGCTTAACCAGGATATAGGAGATATAAAAGCCTCTTTGAAGTCTACTGAGGACCGAATCGCCCATATGATTAATCAAACTCTATCTGAAATGAGAGACAGAGATAATCAAAGGCATGCTGAAATTTTGGCACTTAGAAGCGATATTCAAGCCATCAGGACCGATAACGCAGAAACTAGGCGCTGGATAATCGCCATGGTAATTAGTGCTATTGGGGTAGCTTTGGCTGCTATTATTGGGATTGCTTCTATCGTATATCAGGCATTAATAAAGTAAAAAGCATCTCAACTACAAGAGGTGCCTATGATGCCCACCGGCCATCTCGAAAAGCGCTACAAAAGTTCCTGGACCATAGTTATAGAACTCGACCGTGACCCAGTAACCGGCAAACGCAAGCGTATCACCAAAAGCGTTAAAGGTACCAAAAAAGAAGCCGAAAAAGAAATGGTCCGGATGCTAAACGAGCTTGAACGGGGTACATACGTGGAGCCTTCTGGAATGACTGTAGGTGAGTATCTGCTTCACTGGCTGGAGGCCTATTGCAAGCCCAACTTGGCACCCAAGACGCTGCAAAGCTACAGTTACATCATCCACCAGCATCTAATTCCGGCTTTGGGGCACATAAAACTTGACAAGCTACAGCCCCTCCATTTGCAAGAATACTACAGTAAAGCCCTTCAGTCAGGCCGTAAGGACGGTAAAGGCGGCCTCTCTCTCCGCTCCGTCCAGTACCATCACCGCATTTTACATGAGGCCTTGGGCCATGCGCTCAAGTGGCAGCTAGTACATAGGAATGTGGCCGAAGCCGTAGAAGCCCCACGTTATAAACGGCCTGACGTGAAAGCGTTATCCCCTGAAGAAGTAAATAAGCTCTTGGCCAAGGCTAAGGAGATTAATCATCCTGATTATGCCCTGCTAGTCACGGCAGTTTACACGGGGATGCGCCAGGGCGAGCTTCTGGGGCTACGCTGGCAGGACATCGACATGACTGCTGGCGTGGCCTATGTGAGGCAAATACTCCAGAAGCTTCCTGGCCAGCCGGTAATGTTCAAGGAACCCAAAACGCAGGCCGGGAAGCGACAAGTAGTGTTATCCCCTGCCGTAATAGACATTTTGAAGGCTGCAAAAAAGCAGCAGGCTGAAAATCGACTACGCTTAGGGCAGGCATATCAGGACTATGGGCTTGTATTCTGCCGCGAAAATGGCTTGCCTCTTGATCCTTTTACTGTTACTCACCGCTTCAAGAAGCTGGCTAAGCTGGCTGGCTTCCCCGAGTTACGTTTCCACGATCTGCGGCATACTCATGCTACCCTATTGCTGGCCCAGGGGGTACATCCAAAGGTGGTCCAGGAACGCCTCGGGCACCGGAGCATTACTCTGACGCTCGATACTTATAGCCACGTTTTACCCACGTTGCAAAAAGAGGCAGCTGCTAAAGT harbors:
- a CDS encoding DUF1515 domain-containing protein, with the translated sequence MAVLENNIAPQFARKTPPSLSQASGFASKGMASLNKIRRGRANVSRDWWEGFGPTSAVPTVVHSALPILEEEKPIDYNKGMKAQSSPAKVFGGIVRAREMIDMDWQEKYLDKLNQDIGDIKASLKSTEDRIAHMINQTLSEMRDRDNQRHAEILALRSDIQAIRTDNAETRRWIIAMVISAIGVALAAIIGIASIVYQALIK
- a CDS encoding helix-turn-helix domain-containing protein gives rise to the protein MDVQEQNVTKKLGERLRKAREAKGLTQAQLGALLNVSDATINRYEKGQRSPDPEMLVKLAEALNVSTDYLLTGKQASILEYEAAHRTDDSTDELPEEARRSLEEFKEFMLRKYGKKRD
- a CDS encoding DUF4041 domain-containing protein, which codes for MENIVQKRWYLSTWVIAILIALWPISWIPTIIGLILIIMQQKVYGSAVDILNKATQEAENLINEATQQVEQLNREKESLEKRLAEMNKEYAQLQDELKSLTKEVITATVDISAYDQFTSEEIKNKLQMLRLNQQDLIKKDKALIITATDKKKIVENNAKQILRCFNAECENIISQVNARNVDTARGKIIKSFETLNRIFATDGIAISKEYLEAKLEELNLVYAYAIKKEQERELQKAIREQLLEEEKARRELERERLRLEKEETHFRNEIKKLMAHMQKATTEVEKSFYIEQIKSLEEKLEQIVKDKEDIINREQNTRAGFVYIISNIGAFGEDVYKIGMTRRLDPLDRIYELGDASVPFKFDVHAIIFSEDAPALEAALHERFREYELNKLNPRKEFFKVPLSEIQKAVSELHSGPVSWTIEPPAEEYRESLRRAGKLAS
- a CDS encoding ImmA/IrrE family metallo-endopeptidase translates to MPMKLFALAEKEGIKIEWWDFKPPLEAVYWYRPGLPPIIGLSHTLQSAPRSYFRCVLAEEIGHFYTTIGAIHIPRTLPRYHQRTNIGIYEYRARRWAAEHLIPLPDLIRAFKEGVTYRWELAEYFDVTEEMVDFRLRLPDLVTVRYAC
- a CDS encoding type II toxin-antitoxin system HicA family toxin, producing MKPLKRRELIAKLKHFGFEGPFPGGKHSYMKRGSLKIRIPNEHGTDISEDLLQRILKQAGISKEEWDRT
- a CDS encoding site-specific integrase; this translates as MPTGHLEKRYKSSWTIVIELDRDPVTGKRKRITKSVKGTKKEAEKEMVRMLNELERGTYVEPSGMTVGEYLLHWLEAYCKPNLAPKTLQSYSYIIHQHLIPALGHIKLDKLQPLHLQEYYSKALQSGRKDGKGGLSLRSVQYHHRILHEALGHALKWQLVHRNVAEAVEAPRYKRPDVKALSPEEVNKLLAKAKEINHPDYALLVTAVYTGMRQGELLGLRWQDIDMTAGVAYVRQILQKLPGQPVMFKEPKTQAGKRQVVLSPAVIDILKAAKKQQAENRLRLGQAYQDYGLVFCRENGLPLDPFTVTHRFKKLAKLAGFPELRFHDLRHTHATLLLAQGVHPKVVQERLGHRSITLTLDTYSHVLPTLQKEAAAKVEEALKHSK
- a CDS encoding type II toxin-antitoxin system HicB family antitoxin → MSEEFITSSGITRRTLFDILGVERRQQTQMPQIVPGTIIVNVNIENSTINVPSLEPSTKKGVRAKMGGGVFTSFIDAAMKEAIVEKLSDGTFYAEIPSCPGVWADGKTKKECLETLQEVLEEWLLFKLREGDRDFPVLGGVDLNREWTEDRSWAG